One stretch of Roseimicrobium sp. ORNL1 DNA includes these proteins:
- a CDS encoding cellulose synthase family protein, translated as MSEWNVTLWLACYVAVFAGLSVFGIHRLRILWLYARHRKEEPKPLKKFEDLPLVTVQLPLFNEMHVIERLLHAVARLDYPKDKLQIQILDDSTDETVTVCEEATEQLRKQGFDVEYRHRTDRTGFKAGALEAATPTAKGDYLLIFDADFVPQPELLKELIHHFTDPKVGMVQARWGHLNEKESLLTRLQAMMLDGHLVLEQAGRSRSGHFFNFNGTAGMWRKQCIVDAGGWEHDTLTEDMDLSYRAQMKGWRFVYLKDVVVPAELPPDMDGFKSQQHRWTKGSIQVCKKIFKKVWTSEESVGIKIEATAHLGANFAYLLMFGVLVLVYPANFMFQNSWLKAVLLDIPVFLFATVSVIVFYLAAQGAQRPWGWLRALPYLPLLLALGIGMSINNGKAVLEALFNRQSDFVRTPKYGEQTAPKRRRSKYKAARSITFWLEVSLAVYFSWLVFAALRNGQWISVPFLAMFQFGFLYVVLGSVSKWVNFPSWTLPPSPPEEPTSDSDPAIA; from the coding sequence ATGTCTGAATGGAACGTGACGCTCTGGCTCGCCTGCTATGTGGCGGTCTTTGCTGGCCTGAGTGTTTTTGGCATCCATCGCCTCCGCATTCTCTGGTTGTACGCCCGGCACCGCAAAGAGGAGCCGAAACCTTTGAAAAAATTTGAGGACCTCCCGCTCGTCACGGTGCAGCTCCCGCTCTTCAATGAAATGCATGTGATCGAGCGGCTGCTGCATGCCGTCGCCCGTCTCGATTATCCGAAGGACAAGCTGCAGATTCAAATCCTCGACGACTCTACGGACGAAACCGTGACTGTGTGTGAAGAGGCCACCGAGCAACTCCGCAAGCAGGGATTCGACGTGGAGTACCGCCACCGTACGGACCGCACGGGATTCAAGGCGGGCGCTCTTGAAGCTGCGACCCCCACTGCAAAAGGCGACTACCTGCTGATTTTCGATGCCGACTTCGTCCCGCAGCCGGAACTGCTGAAGGAACTCATCCACCACTTCACCGACCCGAAGGTGGGCATGGTGCAGGCCCGGTGGGGGCACCTGAACGAAAAGGAAAGCCTGCTCACCCGCCTCCAGGCCATGATGCTGGACGGCCACCTTGTGCTGGAACAGGCCGGACGCAGCCGCAGCGGACACTTCTTCAACTTCAACGGCACGGCCGGCATGTGGCGCAAGCAGTGCATCGTAGACGCCGGCGGCTGGGAGCATGACACCCTCACTGAGGACATGGACCTGAGCTACCGCGCCCAGATGAAGGGCTGGCGCTTCGTGTACCTGAAGGATGTGGTGGTCCCCGCGGAGCTACCGCCGGACATGGATGGCTTCAAGAGCCAGCAGCATCGCTGGACGAAGGGCTCCATCCAGGTCTGCAAGAAGATCTTCAAGAAGGTGTGGACCAGCGAGGAGTCCGTGGGCATCAAGATCGAGGCCACGGCCCACCTTGGCGCGAACTTCGCCTACCTCCTGATGTTCGGCGTGCTGGTGCTGGTGTACCCCGCGAACTTCATGTTCCAGAACTCGTGGCTGAAAGCTGTGCTGCTGGACATTCCCGTGTTCCTCTTCGCGACCGTTTCCGTGATCGTGTTCTACCTCGCGGCACAGGGAGCCCAGCGTCCTTGGGGCTGGCTGCGCGCGCTGCCGTACCTTCCGCTGCTGCTGGCACTGGGCATTGGCATGAGCATCAACAACGGCAAAGCCGTGCTCGAGGCGCTCTTCAACCGCCAGTCCGACTTCGTCCGCACGCCCAAGTACGGCGAGCAAACGGCACCCAAGCGCCGCCGCAGCAAGTACAAGGCGGCACGCTCCATCACCTTCTGGCTGGAGGTCAGCCTGGCCGTCTACTTCTCCTGGCTCGTCTTTGCCGCCCTGCGCAACGGCCAGTGGATCAGCGTTCCCTTCCTGGCCATGTTCCAGTTTGGGTTCCTGTATGTGGTGCTTGGCAGTGTCAGCAAGTGGGTAAACTTCCCCTCCTGGACCCTGCCGCCGTCTCCCCCCGAGGAACCTACCTCGGACTCGGACCCGGCTATTGCATGA
- a CDS encoding L,D-transpeptidase — protein MSSHDSPVKRAPSHLHRLVTALKCGALAGSAALLSQCAGSPSPGKHADVVVSVKDQKLAVYDKKGNVTRTYPVSTSKFGVNDKPGKFGTPLGTHEVVAKIGQGAPPGAVFKSRHWTGEVIKPDSPGRDPIVSRILWLRGLEKQNQNAYARCIYIHGTAEEVNIGKPVSYGCVRMKSKDVIDLFGRLPIGSRVTVVTTGLPKHVPTLPTAVPVSTPADQRPPIMLTPPKQAEKEAPLLAENTKAPASASTDSPSPTRAPAPTKRHAATVSTDAPAPTETANATPPKRRVQHFQAGENVLYAAPAAAVNGPGVVLRSKRSASQNIE, from the coding sequence ATGTCCAGCCACGATTCCCCCGTGAAACGCGCCCCCTCGCATCTTCATCGTCTGGTGACTGCCCTCAAATGTGGCGCGCTGGCTGGCTCAGCAGCTCTCCTCAGCCAGTGTGCTGGCAGCCCCAGCCCAGGAAAGCATGCCGATGTGGTGGTGAGTGTGAAGGACCAGAAGCTGGCGGTGTATGACAAGAAGGGGAACGTGACGAGGACCTACCCCGTCTCCACGTCGAAGTTTGGCGTGAATGACAAGCCCGGCAAATTCGGCACCCCGCTGGGCACGCATGAGGTGGTGGCCAAGATTGGCCAGGGAGCACCTCCCGGAGCCGTCTTCAAGAGCCGCCACTGGACTGGCGAGGTCATCAAACCCGACTCTCCTGGTCGCGACCCCATCGTTTCCCGCATCCTGTGGCTGCGTGGTCTGGAGAAGCAGAACCAGAACGCCTACGCCCGCTGCATCTACATCCACGGCACCGCCGAGGAGGTGAACATTGGAAAGCCCGTGAGCTATGGCTGCGTCCGCATGAAATCGAAGGACGTGATCGACCTCTTTGGCCGCCTGCCGATCGGCTCCCGCGTGACCGTGGTGACCACGGGGCTGCCCAAGCACGTGCCCACGCTGCCCACTGCCGTTCCGGTTTCGACTCCTGCCGACCAGCGTCCTCCGATCATGCTGACCCCGCCGAAGCAGGCTGAAAAAGAAGCCCCTCTCCTCGCCGAGAATACCAAGGCGCCTGCCTCAGCCTCCACGGACTCCCCCTCCCCGACTCGCGCTCCGGCACCCACGAAGCGCCATGCCGCCACCGTTTCCACGGATGCCCCGGCCCCGACCGAAACGGCAAACGCGACGCCTCCGAAGCGCCGTGTGCAGCATTTCCAGGCTGGAGAGAACGTATTGTACGCTGCGCCCGCCGCAGCGGTGAATGGACCCGGAGTGGTCCTTCGCTCGAAGCGGAGTGCCTCGCAGAATATTGAGTAG
- a CDS encoding tetratricopeptide repeat protein → MPISLPLRMIPATAPRVPRAGFLPGSDVAAWLEEMARHPEMKFFIVPGSAEDLEPGGLLMVPATSGNTPVSFGPRVQPAAMEHGCVAVPLSMQLDPQMTREEAERMLNYTCYFFHPSIGLIAFEESDAILPEALVVPPLPTSVSWMHAMPGRPPLPELQHVALALPPDFDSLFGEASEDIGSSNPKDLQRDAGKGAWAKDAMGKAIGSFGSWIMSGFSKLGGSGEGGRESDASQGQQGGAGGKGAKRPSQLWNKIQNWTAEQFKKLQLQREGEIQRLLKLLEKDPENGLRYALPLGGGGDASRGIAPPSGKLGLRNPTFGARGGWGPADIWNLSEHTQWALRQKYFDLANRELAMGHFDRAAYIFAHLLGDWHAAAGALVRGKRFQEAARIYEEKLNNKPLAAKCLEDGGLLAEAVLLYADLERHEKCGDLLRLLGRERDAVAAYNRALSGSTDRIHDARILYEKLHQPGLAVAVLASGWPGSSQARACLETHFEYLHRLEAHEDALTLTMQLSEARNQLQPPLEMARALHAIREKQSDARVRERLGTVAITTIGRALKACAPGQVHDFTMVLHQIEPSDLLLRRDAVRYAEDRVREVSSSIRPPLRPAKGSVPLTLIHQWSLQREGGIEWNRFLTSGDSWLARGSHGRSQQELWMLGSGDKTMGRLTSGTSWPSPQRLQPHLLRDSTAWLPFLRPDPAEAACYGCARLDDFRNPPVSRDLLISRLAWMPPAVIAVFPTKDGVWVLHARERGTIDLSYSTHEGKLRRTYALGMTQGDLPGGPVQMVAHGEQVFISAGTTVVHVVNGRVDKEIELNGSVLRLDIAPPTQSLTVLASLPGQVFLLPLGESTDPVRVFSGAEAHSYAAFLGDGRIIAGDSKSALMYQSLSSKALGSMTHAFAAVDYAPWSVDSLAILAADGVVRIYR, encoded by the coding sequence ATGCCCATCTCCCTTCCACTGCGAATGATTCCAGCCACGGCACCACGCGTGCCGCGTGCGGGATTTTTGCCGGGCAGCGACGTGGCGGCGTGGCTTGAGGAGATGGCGCGCCATCCGGAGATGAAATTCTTCATCGTGCCCGGCTCGGCGGAAGATCTGGAACCTGGCGGTCTGCTCATGGTGCCTGCGACCTCTGGCAACACTCCCGTATCCTTCGGTCCGCGAGTGCAACCGGCTGCGATGGAACATGGTTGTGTCGCGGTGCCGCTCAGCATGCAATTGGATCCGCAGATGACGAGGGAGGAGGCGGAACGGATGCTGAACTACACCTGTTATTTTTTCCATCCGTCCATCGGGTTGATTGCGTTTGAGGAGTCGGATGCCATCCTGCCCGAAGCTCTGGTGGTACCACCATTGCCCACGTCGGTCTCCTGGATGCACGCCATGCCAGGCCGGCCGCCGCTGCCGGAGTTGCAGCATGTGGCGCTTGCCCTTCCTCCTGACTTCGACAGTCTGTTTGGTGAAGCTTCGGAAGACATCGGCTCCTCCAATCCCAAGGACTTGCAACGCGATGCCGGGAAAGGCGCCTGGGCAAAGGACGCGATGGGCAAGGCCATTGGCTCATTTGGAAGCTGGATCATGTCCGGATTCTCGAAACTGGGTGGCTCGGGCGAGGGCGGTCGTGAATCCGACGCGTCCCAAGGTCAGCAAGGCGGCGCCGGAGGCAAAGGTGCCAAGCGCCCCTCCCAACTCTGGAACAAGATCCAGAACTGGACCGCAGAGCAATTCAAGAAGCTCCAGCTTCAGCGCGAGGGCGAGATCCAGCGGCTGCTCAAGCTTCTGGAAAAGGATCCCGAGAACGGATTGCGCTACGCCCTTCCCCTCGGCGGGGGAGGGGATGCCAGCCGTGGCATTGCGCCGCCTTCGGGAAAATTGGGCCTGCGGAATCCCACCTTTGGTGCACGAGGCGGTTGGGGGCCTGCGGACATCTGGAACCTTTCCGAGCACACCCAATGGGCGCTGCGCCAGAAATACTTCGATCTTGCCAACCGTGAACTGGCGATGGGCCACTTCGATCGTGCGGCCTATATCTTCGCCCATCTTCTGGGTGACTGGCACGCGGCCGCCGGCGCCCTCGTGCGGGGGAAGCGTTTTCAGGAAGCCGCGCGCATCTACGAGGAGAAACTCAACAACAAACCGCTCGCCGCCAAATGCCTCGAAGACGGTGGCCTGCTCGCAGAAGCCGTCCTGCTCTATGCGGACCTCGAACGTCATGAGAAGTGCGGCGATTTGCTGCGCTTGCTCGGGCGCGAGCGTGATGCCGTGGCGGCCTACAACCGGGCGCTGTCCGGCAGCACCGATCGCATCCACGATGCCCGCATCCTGTATGAGAAGCTGCACCAGCCGGGACTCGCCGTCGCGGTGCTGGCCAGTGGCTGGCCCGGCTCGAGCCAGGCAAGGGCTTGTCTGGAGACCCACTTTGAGTACCTCCATCGTCTCGAAGCTCACGAAGATGCCCTCACTCTGACAATGCAGTTGAGTGAGGCCAGGAATCAACTCCAGCCACCGCTGGAGATGGCCCGCGCCCTGCACGCCATCCGCGAAAAGCAGAGCGATGCCCGCGTACGAGAGAGACTGGGCACCGTGGCCATCACCACCATCGGCCGCGCGTTGAAAGCGTGTGCTCCCGGGCAGGTCCACGATTTTACCATGGTGTTGCATCAGATCGAACCTTCCGACCTGCTGCTGCGTCGTGATGCGGTGCGGTACGCAGAAGACCGTGTGCGTGAGGTCTCTTCATCCATCAGGCCACCGCTCCGTCCGGCAAAGGGCTCAGTGCCACTCACCCTGATTCATCAATGGTCCCTCCAGAGGGAAGGTGGCATCGAGTGGAACCGCTTTCTTACTTCGGGTGATTCCTGGCTGGCGCGCGGATCTCACGGGAGGTCCCAGCAGGAACTCTGGATGCTCGGCAGTGGTGACAAGACCATGGGAAGACTGACTTCCGGCACAAGCTGGCCTTCACCGCAGCGCTTGCAGCCACACCTCCTTCGGGATTCCACTGCCTGGTTGCCCTTCTTGCGTCCGGACCCGGCTGAGGCGGCCTGTTATGGCTGTGCCCGTCTCGACGATTTTCGCAATCCGCCAGTCAGTCGTGACCTTTTGATTTCCCGGCTCGCCTGGATGCCGCCTGCGGTGATTGCTGTCTTCCCGACCAAAGATGGTGTGTGGGTCCTCCACGCGCGGGAGCGTGGCACCATTGACCTTTCGTATTCCACCCACGAGGGGAAACTGAGACGGACGTATGCCTTGGGAATGACGCAGGGAGATCTACCCGGAGGCCCGGTTCAAATGGTGGCACATGGTGAGCAGGTCTTCATTTCAGCGGGAACCACGGTCGTGCACGTCGTGAATGGCCGGGTGGACAAGGAGATCGAATTGAACGGGTCGGTGCTGAGACTGGACATCGCACCTCCCACCCAGTCCCTGACTGTCTTGGCCTCGCTCCCAGGACAGGTGTTTCTGCTGCCATTGGGCGAGAGCACGGATCCAGTGCGTGTCTTCAGCGGTGCGGAGGCCCATTCCTATGCAGCTTTCCTTGGAGACGGTAGGATCATCGCGGGCGACTCCAAGTCGGCGTTGATGTACCAATCACTCTCGAGCAAGGCATTGGGCTCCATGACCCACGCCTTTGCCGCAGTCGACTACGCACCGTGGTCGGTCGACTCACTGGCCATCCTTGCAGCGGATGGCGTCGTGCGCATCTATCGATAA
- a CDS encoding AAA family ATPase yields MEPTVIANRLSEHLLRPLKNLFVGKDEVIDVMGIALVGGENLFLHGPPGTAKSALVHEVARRLEARSYDYLLTRFTEPSELFGPFDIRRLREGDLVTNTDGMLPEADFVFLDEILNANSAILNSLLLVLNERVFRRGRETRKLPALMVVGASNHLPEEEALRALFDRFLLRVHCGYVPGEALGAVIEAGWEIEKSRRGVVPSCGIGANDIRALQEALPLVDLTPVRPAYLALVSRLRAGGIDVSDRRAVKLQRVIAASALMCGRMAAQVSDLWVMRCIWDREEQRELLASIVQETLTKAEPTATDHPQAYGSSAPDPQALARDLEALDAGWDEAVPGVAKDQLAALAARVPWVQQAEARNALQEKVEALWRKAGA; encoded by the coding sequence ATGGAACCCACAGTTATTGCGAACCGGCTTTCCGAACACCTGCTGCGCCCCCTCAAGAACCTCTTCGTAGGAAAGGACGAAGTCATTGATGTCATGGGCATCGCCCTCGTAGGCGGCGAGAATCTCTTCCTGCACGGCCCGCCCGGCACGGCGAAGAGCGCCCTCGTCCATGAAGTCGCGCGCCGCCTGGAGGCCCGCTCCTATGACTATCTCCTCACGCGTTTTACGGAGCCGAGTGAGTTGTTTGGCCCCTTCGACATCCGCCGGCTTCGCGAGGGGGATCTCGTCACGAACACCGATGGCATGCTTCCCGAGGCGGACTTCGTGTTCCTCGATGAAATCCTTAATGCGAATAGTGCCATTCTCAACAGCCTGCTGCTGGTGCTGAACGAGCGCGTCTTCCGTCGCGGTCGCGAGACGCGCAAGCTTCCTGCGCTCATGGTGGTGGGTGCCAGCAATCATCTTCCTGAGGAGGAGGCCTTGCGTGCTCTCTTCGACCGCTTCCTGCTGCGCGTGCATTGTGGCTATGTCCCCGGCGAAGCTTTGGGCGCGGTGATCGAAGCGGGTTGGGAAATCGAAAAGAGCCGCCGCGGCGTGGTGCCGTCCTGTGGTATTGGCGCGAACGATATCCGAGCGCTTCAGGAAGCCCTGCCGTTGGTGGATCTCACCCCGGTACGTCCTGCTTACCTCGCCCTGGTCTCCAGACTGCGTGCGGGCGGCATTGATGTTTCTGACCGCCGCGCAGTGAAGTTGCAGCGTGTCATCGCGGCCAGCGCACTCATGTGCGGGCGCATGGCCGCGCAGGTGTCGGACCTCTGGGTCATGCGCTGCATCTGGGATCGTGAGGAGCAGCGCGAGTTACTGGCCTCCATTGTGCAGGAGACGCTCACGAAGGCTGAACCCACCGCCACGGATCATCCGCAGGCCTACGGTTCCTCGGCTCCAGATCCCCAAGCATTGGCCAGAGATCTGGAAGCGCTTGATGCCGGTTGGGACGAGGCCGTGCCGGGCGTGGCAAAGGATCAGCTCGCCGCCCTTGCGGCGCGTGTGCCATGGGTCCAGCAGGCAGAGGCGCGCAATGCCCTGCAGGAGAAAGTGGAGGCGCTTTGGAGAAAGGCGGGTGCCTGA
- a CDS encoding DUF4375 domain-containing protein, with translation MKDYRVTEERARSMGTRQIVEEVVFAISDDVPDDSNDEEMAVFLQNLNPVVAAVYCAWMSTGHMANGGLFKAYETCCAEMIQRAAYGFRLLGKADVAYAVELSCRAFPSNVIPATRVKRSAGLNAWMDRDDANTETPEQQSLAGLEYKFELADAYDHTDELLRHYRFEFVLSE, from the coding sequence ATGAAAGACTACCGAGTAACCGAAGAGCGAGCGAGGTCGATGGGCACGCGTCAAATCGTCGAAGAGGTGGTGTTTGCGATCTCTGACGACGTTCCAGATGACTCGAATGACGAGGAAATGGCAGTCTTCCTGCAAAACCTAAATCCCGTCGTGGCAGCAGTCTATTGCGCCTGGATGTCCACTGGGCATATGGCCAACGGTGGCTTGTTCAAGGCCTATGAAACATGCTGCGCGGAAATGATCCAACGTGCCGCTTATGGCTTCCGGCTGTTGGGCAAGGCAGATGTTGCCTATGCTGTTGAGCTGTCGTGCCGGGCCTTCCCAAGCAATGTCATTCCGGCAACTCGGGTGAAGCGAAGTGCGGGGCTGAATGCGTGGATGGATCGCGATGACGCAAACACAGAAACGCCAGAGCAGCAAAGTCTCGCCGGGTTGGAATACAAATTTGAGCTGGCAGACGCCTACGACCATACCGACGAACTTCTCCGGCATTACCGGTTTGAGTTCGTTTTATCGGAGTGA